The following proteins are encoded in a genomic region of Gouania willdenowi chromosome 6, fGouWil2.1, whole genome shotgun sequence:
- the commd9 gene encoding COMM domain-containing protein 9 isoform X1: protein MSAVDFSILELLLKAPSKDAVRDVCDGSHRGCNHRLTEDTATTLNISHTEAEQLVQSLHALSHQILFKNLTSAQQVQSLFPEPFHSSLKNLLTKILLESSQTWRSEALSDQISLPRLQSLDWRVDLVSGSESVNRMSTPTCFLTLQMEDGSQSTDLESVSTVTMELSRQTVDTMLDGLGRIRDQLSNI, encoded by the exons ATGTCTGCGGTGGATTTTAGCATCCTGGAACTCCTTCTAAAg GCTCCGTCCAAAGACGCTGTGAGAGACGTTTGTGATGGAAGTCACAGAGGATGTAATCACAGACTGACTGAGGACACAGCCACGACTCTGAACATCAGCCACACGGAGGCAGAGCAG CTGGTCCAATCCCTCCATGCTCTGTCCCATCAGATCCTTTTCAAGAACCTGACCTCAGCTCAGCAGGTCCAGAGCCTCTTCCCAGAACCGTTCCACAGTAGCCTGAAGAACCTGCTCACCAAGATCCTGCTAGAGTCCAG TCAAACATGGAGATCCGAAGCTCTCAGTGACCAGA TTTCCCTTCCTCGGCTACAGAGCCTGGACTGGAGAGTGGATCTGGTTTCTGGATCAGAGTCAGTGAACAGGATGTCCACGCCCACATGTTTTCTCACGCTGCAG ATGGAGGATGGGAGCCAGTCCACAGACCTGGAGTCTGTTTCCACAGTAACGATGGAGCTGAGCCGTCAGACAGTGGACACGATGCTGGACGGACTGGGAAGAATCAGAGACCAGCTCAGTAACATATGA
- the commd9 gene encoding COMM domain-containing protein 9 isoform X2 translates to MSAVDFSILELLLKAPSKDAVRDVCDGSHRGCNHRLTEDTATTLNISHTEAEQILFKNLTSAQQVQSLFPEPFHSSLKNLLTKILLESSQTWRSEALSDQISLPRLQSLDWRVDLVSGSESVNRMSTPTCFLTLQMEDGSQSTDLESVSTVTMELSRQTVDTMLDGLGRIRDQLSNI, encoded by the exons ATGTCTGCGGTGGATTTTAGCATCCTGGAACTCCTTCTAAAg GCTCCGTCCAAAGACGCTGTGAGAGACGTTTGTGATGGAAGTCACAGAGGATGTAATCACAGACTGACTGAGGACACAGCCACGACTCTGAACATCAGCCACACGGAGGCAGAGCAG ATCCTTTTCAAGAACCTGACCTCAGCTCAGCAGGTCCAGAGCCTCTTCCCAGAACCGTTCCACAGTAGCCTGAAGAACCTGCTCACCAAGATCCTGCTAGAGTCCAG TCAAACATGGAGATCCGAAGCTCTCAGTGACCAGA TTTCCCTTCCTCGGCTACAGAGCCTGGACTGGAGAGTGGATCTGGTTTCTGGATCAGAGTCAGTGAACAGGATGTCCACGCCCACATGTTTTCTCACGCTGCAG ATGGAGGATGGGAGCCAGTCCACAGACCTGGAGTCTGTTTCCACAGTAACGATGGAGCTGAGCCGTCAGACAGTGGACACGATGCTGGACGGACTGGGAAGAATCAGAGACCAGCTCAGTAACATATGA